From Rhodospirillaceae bacterium, the proteins below share one genomic window:
- a CDS encoding heme-binding protein yields MFNRVHTLVAAALFASISITPLAAKDAPSPTFQMKSLTPETALVLAQASLAACRKAGYQAAVAVVDRGGNMQVMIRDRFAGPHTPETARRKAWTALSFRTNTTDMAENSQAGKEPSGVRHVSGALMLGGGIMIRAGGQLVGAIGVSGAPGGKADDECALKGIEAIQDDLDF; encoded by the coding sequence ATGTTTAATCGCGTTCACACCTTAGTGGCCGCGGCGCTTTTTGCTTCGATTTCAATAACGCCGCTTGCTGCCAAAGATGCTCCTAGTCCGACATTCCAGATGAAGTCGCTCACGCCGGAAACTGCGTTGGTGTTGGCTCAAGCTTCGTTAGCAGCATGCCGCAAGGCGGGTTACCAAGCGGCCGTCGCGGTTGTTGACCGGGGGGGCAATATGCAGGTTATGATTCGGGATCGGTTTGCCGGCCCGCACACCCCGGAGACGGCACGGCGCAAAGCATGGACGGCGCTTAGTTTTAGGACCAATACAACGGACATGGCGGAAAATTCTCAGGCGGGCAAAGAACCCTCTGGGGTGCGGCACGTATCTGGGGCCTTGATGCTGGGAGGCGGCATTATGATAAGAGCGGGTGGCCAGTTGGTTGGTGCCATCGGCGTCTCAGGAGCACCTGGCGGAAAGGCCGACGATGAATGTGCGCTAAAGGGAATCGAAGCGATCCAGGACGATTTGGATTTTTAA
- a CDS encoding DUF4126 family protein, producing MGASWASGINLYAAMVMLGLSAATGGAELPPGLEVLENPIVIGMAALMYVVEFFADKIPGVDTTWDTIHTFVRIPAGALMAYGAVGDIGPVMEVSAAFMGGGLAAASHATKAGSRIVINSSPEPFTNWAASISEDVAVFGGLWAALHHPWLFLALLIFFILFVIWVLPKIWSAIKTVFSWLGRLFGGGTPPALELAAEGPQSEPLPDEPTDEGDLDKLARLKELLDSGALTEEEFNREKAKILNPNANE from the coding sequence ATGGGGGCTTCGTGGGCCAGCGGAATCAACTTATACGCCGCAATGGTGATGCTCGGGTTGAGCGCCGCCACGGGCGGAGCCGAACTGCCGCCAGGATTGGAGGTTCTTGAAAACCCAATTGTTATCGGCATGGCGGCTCTCATGTACGTAGTCGAATTCTTTGCCGATAAAATCCCCGGCGTCGATACCACTTGGGATACCATTCATACCTTCGTCCGAATTCCCGCAGGCGCACTGATGGCATATGGGGCGGTTGGTGACATTGGTCCGGTCATGGAAGTGTCAGCAGCATTTATGGGCGGTGGTTTGGCGGCAGCATCTCACGCGACCAAGGCCGGAAGCCGGATCGTCATAAATTCGTCGCCTGAACCGTTCACCAATTGGGCGGCATCCATTTCCGAAGACGTTGCTGTATTTGGTGGTTTGTGGGCTGCCTTACATCATCCTTGGTTGTTCCTGGCTCTTCTGATCTTTTTCATCTTGTTTGTGATTTGGGTCCTGCCGAAGATTTGGTCAGCCATCAAAACAGTCTTTTCTTGGTTGGGGCGGCTGTTTGGTGGGGGCACCCCACCGGCGCTGGAACTCGCAGCGGAAGGTCCCCAAAGTGAGCCTCTGCCGGATGAGCCCACGGATGAGGGTGATCTCGATAAGCTTGCACGACTTAAGGAACTCCTCGATTCAGGGGCTTTGACCGAAGAGGAATTTAATCGGGAAAAAGCGAAGATCCTTAATCCAAACGCAAATGAGTAA